The Chlamydia poikilotherma DNA segment AAAGAATCCCTTTCTTAATGAAGAAAACAACCGATATAGAAACAATTTTAGTTTCTAATGAAACCGAAGCTCTTCTTTTAGAAAATAACTTAATCAAAAAATATCATCCGAAATATAACGTACTTTTAAAAGATGATAAGACCTTTTTCTGTCTCGCAATATCTCTAACACATCCTTGGCCAAAAATAGATGCTATCCGCACCAAGGCAGTTACATCTTCAAAAAAACAGATAATTTTTGGCCCGTACGTAAGTGGGGAGGCCTGTCGAACCCTTTTAGAAGTTATCAATCAATGGTTTCCCTTACGCACTTGTTCCAATCAGGAATTCTCTTCGAGAAAACGTCCATGCATCCTTTATGAGATGAAACGGTGCTTAGCACCCTGTGTAAATTTATGTTCTCACGAGGAATATGAAGAGACTTTGGAAAAAGCCATACTATTTTTAAAAGGTAAGGTCTCAGAAATCATTCAAGATTTAGAAAAATCTATTGAAAAGGCCTCTCAAGAACAAAAGTTCGAACAAGCAGGAGTTTATTATCGTACGTTAAAGCTTATTCAACAGGCTATGGTAAAACAGCATGTAGAAAAGTTTCATTTTCAAAACCTTGATGCTATTGGTCTGTATAGAAAAAACCGAGAAACAGTTATTACTGTTTTAACAGTGCGTTCAGGAAAATTACTTGGAGCTCGTCATTTCCCATTTTCAGAAAATGCTCAGGAAGATACTGATTTGCTGTCCTCTTTTATTTTACAATACTATGCAAATCAACCACAGCCCCCCAAAGAAATTCTTACTCCTATTCCTCTAAATATCCCCGATCTTCCATATCTATTAAACAAAGATGCACCTCCACAATTACGCTCTCCGAAAACAGGTTATGGGAAAGAACTACTAAACCTAGCTAAAAACAATGCTAAAGTACATGCGGAAACGGCCATACAATCTTCGGGACTACCTTATGAAGAGATGAAAAAAATTCTAAAATCACCAGATTACCCTTATCGCATAGAATGCTATGACAATGCTCATCTACAAGGTTCTCATGCTGTTGGGGTATATATTGTCTACGAGAATGATGCTTTATCTCCAAAAAATTATAGAACATTCTCTATCTCAACTTCTGCGCATAATGATCTAGGAGCTTTCCATGAAGTATTATCCCGTAGATTTAATTCACTCACTTCTTCTCTTCCGAATATGATTGTCATAGATGGAGGCCGGACACAATATTCTCAGGCAAAAAAAACATTAAAAGAACTTAATCTTACAGGGATTCAGGTTGTCTCCATAGCTAAAGAAGCAAGCAACCATAGCAGCTCGTTAAGAAACGAAAAATTATTCTGCGACACTTTCCCTCAAGGAATCCATTTATCTGCAACATCCAAGCTTTTACAATTTTTTCAAAAACTTCGTGACGAAGCACATAGATTTGCAATCAGTAGACATCGGAAAAAACGAAATAAAGATCTCTTATCACCTCAAGAGAAAATTCCAGGAATTGGAGAAATAAAAAGGAAGCGTTTACTACAAAAATTTAAAAGCTGGAAACAAGTTATGAAAGCCTCCCAGGGAGAGCTTGAAACTATCCCTGGGCTAACGAAAAAAGACATTAAACAATTGCTGGCTAAGCAAGCTGAGAAGACAGAGTCTACTGAAGACTGAAAAGAATATTATTCTTCAACTTCTTCCTTTATTTCCTCTAAAAAGTCTTCAGCTGAGGGTAGATCTGCAACACATAATTCTTCTAATTCATCTTCTGATTCTGATTCAGAGCGATCCTTAGGCTGAGTTAATCCCTTAATGATCACATGAACAGAGGCCACATGAAGACCTGTATATTCAGATATTTCAGAAACTATACAGCCCTGAATTTCTTCGGTTTTTTCTGGTATAGAAACACCGTAATCAACGTTTACTTCGACACGAACTTTTACTAAATGATTTTTAGAATCTTGTTCTACGTAGATTCCCTTCATTCTCTCGATATCTCTACCGAATAAAGTATCAATTAAATTTCCCCCTAAAAGAGAAACCCCGTTGATTTTAGCTAAACAATGTAAAATAATTACTTGAATTACACGAGTCTCTATATCACGGCTGAATACAGTCTCTGGAAATTCAATTTCTTTCACATCTAGTTTTAAATTTTGCTTATCCATATTCCTCCTATGTGCCTATTTCGCTAGCGAGAAATGTAATCTA contains these protein-coding regions:
- the uvrC gene encoding excinuclease ABC subunit UvrC — its product is MHVKDFTPKLIPTSPGVYLMKDSSGEVLYIGKAKNLRNRITTYFQKQGDSRERIPFLMKKTTDIETILVSNETEALLLENNLIKKYHPKYNVLLKDDKTFFCLAISLTHPWPKIDAIRTKAVTSSKKQIIFGPYVSGEACRTLLEVINQWFPLRTCSNQEFSSRKRPCILYEMKRCLAPCVNLCSHEEYEETLEKAILFLKGKVSEIIQDLEKSIEKASQEQKFEQAGVYYRTLKLIQQAMVKQHVEKFHFQNLDAIGLYRKNRETVITVLTVRSGKLLGARHFPFSENAQEDTDLLSSFILQYYANQPQPPKEILTPIPLNIPDLPYLLNKDAPPQLRSPKTGYGKELLNLAKNNAKVHAETAIQSSGLPYEEMKKILKSPDYPYRIECYDNAHLQGSHAVGVYIVYENDALSPKNYRTFSISTSAHNDLGAFHEVLSRRFNSLTSSLPNMIVIDGGRTQYSQAKKTLKELNLTGIQVVSIAKEASNHSSSLRNEKLFCDTFPQGIHLSATSKLLQFFQKLRDEAHRFAISRHRKKRNKDLLSPQEKIPGIGEIKRKRLLQKFKSWKQVMKASQGELETIPGLTKKDIKQLLAKQAEKTESTED
- a CDS encoding Asp23/Gls24 family envelope stress response protein — its product is MDKQNLKLDVKEIEFPETVFSRDIETRVIQVIILHCLAKINGVSLLGGNLIDTLFGRDIERMKGIYVEQDSKNHLVKVRVEVNVDYGVSIPEKTEEIQGCIVSEISEYTGLHVASVHVIIKGLTQPKDRSESESEDELEELCVADLPSAEDFLEEIKEEVEE